A window from Acidobacteriota bacterium encodes these proteins:
- a CDS encoding DUF1501 domain-containing protein: MEMTNYGLQLIGQTRRHFFDRCFVGLANVALGQLLSDGKMFAAGDSRARNPLALRQPHYEPKVKRVIYLFMAGGPSQFETWLYRPELARLNGQTAPDSILEGKRFAFMERFTKVKPKLLGPKRKFAQHGQSGTWVSEVFPQMAKVVDDVALVQSVVTENFNHAPAKLFCNSGSTRFGLPSMGSWVGYGLGSESKDLPGFVVLRSGEADLMGGAFMWSSGFLPTAYQGVEFLRSAVPIPNLASPKGVSIQRQGAKLAAIQDLNRMHEKEYGDPEIATRIASYEMAFRMQTSGPELMDLSSESQATLDLYGVTPGEPSYATNCLLARRMIERGVRFVQLYHTGWDHHGNLSERIDEVSMETDRPSAALITDLKQRGLLEDTLVIWGGEFGRTPMAEFRESVGRNHHIDNFPMWFAGGGIKPGQTIGEVDDLGFFVTKDKVEVHDVQATILHLLGIDHTKLTYRYQGRDFRLTDVGGHVIEKLLA, encoded by the coding sequence ATGGAAATGACGAATTACGGGCTCCAGCTTATCGGTCAGACACGGCGCCATTTCTTCGACCGGTGCTTCGTCGGTCTGGCCAACGTTGCCTTGGGCCAGTTGTTGAGCGACGGCAAAATGTTCGCCGCCGGCGACAGCCGCGCCAGGAACCCCCTCGCCCTCCGGCAACCCCACTACGAACCCAAGGTCAAACGGGTGATCTACCTCTTCATGGCCGGCGGGCCGAGTCAGTTCGAGACCTGGCTCTACCGGCCGGAACTGGCCCGGTTGAACGGCCAGACCGCACCCGATTCCATCCTGGAGGGCAAGCGCTTCGCGTTCATGGAACGTTTCACCAAGGTGAAGCCCAAACTGCTCGGTCCAAAACGGAAATTCGCCCAGCACGGACAGTCGGGCACCTGGGTTTCGGAAGTGTTCCCCCAGATGGCCAAGGTCGTGGACGACGTGGCCCTGGTCCAATCGGTCGTGACCGAAAACTTCAATCATGCTCCCGCCAAGCTCTTCTGCAACTCCGGATCGACCCGCTTCGGACTGCCCAGCATGGGCTCCTGGGTGGGTTACGGACTGGGCAGCGAGTCGAAGGATCTCCCCGGATTCGTGGTCCTCCGATCGGGGGAGGCGGACCTGATGGGCGGCGCCTTCATGTGGAGCAGCGGATTTCTGCCCACGGCATACCAGGGCGTCGAGTTCCTGCGCTCGGCCGTTCCGATTCCCAATCTGGCCAGTCCCAAGGGTGTCTCGATCCAGCGTCAGGGGGCAAAGCTGGCCGCCATCCAGGATCTGAACCGGATGCATGAGAAGGAATACGGCGACCCGGAAATCGCCACCCGGATCGCCTCCTACGAGATGGCCTTCCGCATGCAGACCAGCGGCCCCGAGCTGATGGACCTGAGCAGCGAAAGCCAGGCCACCCTGGACCTCTATGGAGTGACGCCGGGCGAACCGTCGTACGCCACCAACTGCCTGCTGGCCCGCCGCATGATCGAGCGGGGCGTCCGTTTCGTCCAGCTCTACCACACCGGCTGGGACCATCACGGGAACCTGAGCGAGAGGATCGACGAGGTGTCGATGGAGACCGATCGTCCCTCCGCCGCCCTCATCACCGATCTCAAGCAGCGCGGCCTGTTGGAGGACACGCTGGTCATCTGGGGCGGCGAGTTCGGACGAACCCCCATGGCGGAATTCCGGGAGAGTGTCGGCCGCAACCACCACATCGACAACTTCCCCATGTGGTTCGCCGGCGGCGGCATCAAGCCCGGTCAGACCATCGGTGAAGTGGACGACCTGGGATTCTTCGTGACCAAGGACAAGGTGGAAGTCCACGACGTCCAGGCCACGATCCTTCACCTGCTGGGAATCGATCACACCAAGCTCACCTACCGCTACCAGGGCCGCGACTTCCGCCTTACCGATGTCGGCGGCCACGTGATCGAGAAGCTCCTGGCTTGA
- a CDS encoding arylsulfatase: MVILADDLGFSDLGCYGGEIETPNLDGLARGGLRFTQFYNTARCWPTRAALLTGYYAQQVGRDKLPGVPGGRGERPDWARLLPDMLRPLGYRSYHSGKWHIDGMPVANGFHRSYYLRDQGRFFNPQVHWEDDRELPPIEPGSGYYATTAIADHAIRTLRQHAAEFGGRPFFHYLAFTAPHFPLHALPGDISRYRDRYRRDWAEIRLDRWRRIREMGIVSGRLPEMEPGVGPIREFPGTLEALGPGEVDRPLPWSRLTLEQREFQAAKMAIHAAMIHSMDREIGRVLDQLRRMGAFEDTLILFLSDNGASCELIVRSDGHDPDAEPGSAGTFLCLGPGGSTVANTPFRRHKMWVHEGGIATPMIVHWPRGISSRNELRHNVGHVIDFVPTVLEMVGLSDWRNSNGEPVAAPPLPGKSLLPVFAKDGAVARDHLWWYHEKNRAVRSGRWKLVSEGPEGPWELYDLEADRTETTDLASEHPGKVRRLKELWTRRMKEFRSLALEILAGGGRRKVERGKKGEEPGEHRR; this comes from the coding sequence ATGGTCATCCTGGCCGATGACCTGGGATTTTCCGATCTCGGGTGCTACGGGGGCGAGATCGAGACGCCGAACCTGGACGGATTGGCCCGAGGCGGCCTCCGCTTCACCCAGTTCTACAACACGGCGAGGTGCTGGCCCACCCGCGCCGCGCTGCTCACCGGTTACTATGCCCAGCAGGTGGGACGGGATAAATTGCCCGGTGTCCCCGGCGGAAGGGGCGAACGTCCGGATTGGGCCCGCCTGCTTCCCGATATGCTCCGGCCGCTCGGGTACCGCTCCTACCACTCGGGCAAGTGGCACATCGACGGGATGCCCGTGGCCAACGGATTTCATCGCTCCTACTACCTGCGGGACCAGGGACGGTTCTTCAATCCGCAGGTCCACTGGGAGGACGATCGGGAACTGCCGCCCATCGAGCCCGGCAGCGGCTACTACGCCACCACCGCCATTGCCGATCACGCCATCCGGACCCTCAGGCAACATGCGGCCGAATTCGGCGGCCGGCCCTTCTTCCACTACCTGGCATTCACCGCACCCCATTTCCCACTCCACGCCCTGCCCGGGGACATCTCCCGCTACCGCGACCGGTACCGGCGCGACTGGGCTGAAATTCGCCTGGACCGGTGGCGGCGGATCCGGGAAATGGGCATCGTCTCCGGCCGGCTGCCCGAAATGGAACCCGGCGTGGGGCCGATCCGGGAATTCCCCGGAACCCTGGAGGCGCTGGGACCGGGCGAGGTGGACCGGCCGCTTCCCTGGAGCCGGCTGACCCTGGAGCAGCGCGAGTTTCAAGCGGCGAAGATGGCCATCCATGCCGCCATGATCCACAGCATGGACCGGGAGATCGGGCGGGTCCTGGATCAACTTCGCCGCATGGGCGCCTTCGAGGACACGTTGATCCTCTTCCTCTCGGACAACGGCGCCAGTTGCGAGCTCATCGTCCGCAGCGACGGCCACGACCCGGATGCGGAACCGGGCTCGGCCGGCACCTTCCTGTGCCTGGGTCCGGGTGGGTCGACCGTCGCCAACACCCCCTTCCGGCGCCACAAGATGTGGGTCCACGAGGGCGGCATCGCCACGCCGATGATCGTGCACTGGCCCCGCGGCATCTCTTCCCGCAACGAACTCCGCCACAATGTGGGCCATGTCATCGACTTCGTCCCCACTGTCCTGGAGATGGTCGGACTATCGGACTGGCGGAACTCGAACGGCGAACCGGTTGCGGCTCCTCCCCTTCCCGGAAAGAGCCTTCTTCCCGTTTTCGCCAAAGATGGCGCAGTCGCTCGCGACCATCTCTGGTGGTACCACGAGAAGAACCGGGCGGTGCGGTCCGGTCGCTGGAAGCTGGTTTCGGAAGGTCCGGAAGGGCCGTGGGAACTCTACGACCTGGAAGCCGACCGCACCGAAACCACCGATCTGGCCTCGGAGCATCCGGGCAAGGTGCGCCGATTGAAGGAGTTGTGGACGAGAAGGATGAAGGAGTTCCGCTCCCTGGCGCTGGAGATTCTTGCCGGCGGGGGGAGAAGGAAGGTGGAAAGAGGAAAGAAAGGGGAAGAACCAGGGGAACACCGTCGGTAG
- a CDS encoding dienelactone hydrolase family protein, translated as MRRKFRKSVLAGLLGFILTSLAPGETGNLGRLTYHPWVRGPSPQPGQHLMEIPSALVSEDGRKIESAEDWDVLRRPELVRVWTRILGKLSPAPEDRRWFGDITKTQVYSRQERDGYTRIHLGLAMEVDFYQDHLLLMPTNQGSGPFPAVIAWAATSSDYDAPEQWWGSYLARRGFVVLTSQSFIKKYREGRSFRNGVHETLYSRFGHWLPMGKMVHDVSREVEYLSSLPEVDADRIGFMGFSLSAKAAIYAAALVPEIKATVSFDPGVALNGRTNWFKHWYLDWLKRFPGIRTHDYPIHDLRGTVLSLLNPDVGRPGLERNHHELMAMCAPRAFMLIGGRMADLHNEGYCNRAAEVYEFLGVRERYEYVPTPDGHSANGPHIDPAWQRFLHKWLVETPIDFAGYER; from the coding sequence GTGAGACGGAAATTTAGGAAATCGGTCCTCGCGGGCCTGTTGGGATTCATTCTGACTTCGCTGGCGCCGGGGGAGACCGGAAACCTGGGAAGGCTCACGTACCACCCTTGGGTTCGAGGGCCCTCCCCGCAACCAGGGCAGCACCTGATGGAGATCCCCTCGGCTCTGGTTTCTGAAGACGGACGGAAGATCGAGTCAGCGGAGGATTGGGACGTGCTCCGGCGACCCGAGCTGGTTCGGGTCTGGACACGGATTCTGGGCAAGCTGAGTCCCGCACCGGAGGACCGCCGCTGGTTCGGGGACATCACGAAGACCCAGGTTTACAGTCGCCAGGAGCGTGACGGCTATACAAGGATCCACCTGGGACTTGCCATGGAGGTCGATTTCTACCAGGACCACCTCTTGCTGATGCCCACGAACCAGGGATCCGGTCCGTTTCCGGCCGTCATCGCCTGGGCGGCCACCAGTTCCGACTACGATGCGCCAGAGCAATGGTGGGGCAGCTACCTGGCGCGCCGCGGCTTCGTGGTCCTGACCAGCCAATCCTTCATCAAGAAGTACCGGGAGGGCCGGAGCTTTCGCAACGGGGTGCACGAGACACTCTATTCCCGATTCGGACACTGGCTGCCCATGGGCAAGATGGTCCACGACGTCTCTCGGGAGGTGGAATACCTGAGTTCCCTGCCGGAGGTGGACGCGGACCGGATCGGTTTCATGGGATTCTCCCTGAGCGCCAAGGCGGCCATCTACGCCGCCGCCCTCGTCCCCGAGATCAAGGCGACGGTCTCTTTCGATCCGGGAGTCGCCCTCAACGGCAGGACCAACTGGTTCAAACACTGGTACCTGGACTGGCTGAAACGGTTCCCAGGCATCCGCACGCACGATTACCCAATACACGACCTGCGCGGCACCGTCCTGAGCCTGCTGAACCCCGATGTGGGTCGGCCCGGACTCGAGCGCAATCACCACGAACTGATGGCCATGTGCGCACCCCGGGCCTTCATGCTCATCGGCGGGCGCATGGCCGACCTGCACAACGAGGGTTACTGCAACCGGGCGGCGGAAGTCTACGAATTTCTCGGAGTCCGGGAACGATACGAATACGTGCCCACGCCGGACGGACACTCGGCCAACGGACCCCACATCGATCCGGCCTGGCAGCGGTTCCTGCACAAGTGGCTGGTCGAGACACCGATTGATTTCGCGGGTTACGAAAGATGA
- a CDS encoding PSD1 and planctomycete cytochrome C domain-containing protein has product MVRLLLTVLILTACSCFHLLAAAETARFSADQIQFFENRIRPVLRNKCSGCHNDKLPTSGLSTDSREGLLKGGNRGEAVAEGLPGESLLVHAIRRQGDLKMPPGEALADQEVSALVRWIRMGLPWPDPAPDRARAMEDPSKHWAFQPIRRPAEPAVSDAGWVRNPIDRFILARLDQQGLKPSPEAEKATLIRRAYLDLVGLLPRPEEVDAFLEDTRSDAYERLIDGLLGSPHYGERWGRHWLDLARYADSDGYNNDLPRKIWKYRDWVIEALNRDLPYDEFVIEQIAGDLMPEPTRDQVIATGFHRNTQLNLEGGIDFEQYRVEAVVDRVHTTGVVFLGLTLGCARCHDHKYDPVSQREFYRFFSFFNNIDELSGEYKNQAGRARAYEPIMEFGTPEQFARRDAIQAQLKAMREENEKYEELLVSRQEEWEANLDEEARAKLTPGHLAALKIPIAERHPEQQRYTRRAYFRQDAGHQERTKALATVGELKPDIPSTLVMRELPEPRPTHVLLGGDFLQKGIQVWPGTLAVLPPLPERENYTRLDLGHWLVDEKNPLTPRVTVNRIWQRYFGTGIVETSNDFGTQGTPPSHARLLDWLASEFVAQDWSLKAIHRLIATSATYRQSSRHRPDLRQEDPRNRLLARQNRLRVESEVIRDLALSASGLLAPKIGGPSVYPPQPPWVIIKNGARPDGSHERWPESKGQDRYRRGLYTYYWRLSPHPALAVFDSPDAMLTVTRRNRSTTPLQALTLLNDEGFHEFAQGLAYRVLRELPDGTDSERLDHLFRICLTRTPRPQEKARLERLLTTQRQEFGADPAETEEILSLAMPDGKKGQEEAVWYMAASVLLNVDEFFTRE; this is encoded by the coding sequence ATGGTTCGCCTTCTCCTAACAGTCTTGATCCTCACTGCTTGCAGTTGTTTCCATCTGCTCGCCGCGGCGGAGACGGCGCGGTTTTCCGCGGACCAGATCCAATTCTTCGAAAACCGGATCCGTCCGGTCCTGCGGAACAAGTGTTCCGGCTGTCACAACGACAAGCTGCCCACCAGCGGCCTCTCCACCGACAGCCGGGAGGGGCTCCTCAAGGGTGGAAACCGGGGCGAAGCCGTGGCCGAGGGCCTGCCCGGGGAGAGCCTTCTCGTCCACGCCATCAGGCGGCAGGGCGATTTGAAGATGCCTCCAGGGGAGGCGCTGGCCGATCAGGAGGTTTCGGCGCTGGTCCGTTGGATCCGGATGGGGCTTCCCTGGCCCGACCCGGCGCCGGACCGGGCCAGGGCCATGGAGGACCCGTCGAAACACTGGGCGTTCCAGCCCATCCGGCGTCCCGCGGAACCGGCAGTGTCCGACGCCGGCTGGGTGCGCAATCCCATCGACCGCTTCATCCTCGCCCGCCTCGATCAGCAAGGTTTGAAACCATCGCCGGAAGCGGAGAAGGCCACCCTGATCCGCCGGGCCTATCTGGACCTGGTCGGACTGTTGCCCCGCCCCGAGGAGGTGGACGCATTTCTGGAAGATACGCGCTCGGACGCCTATGAACGGCTCATCGACGGATTGCTGGGGTCGCCGCACTACGGCGAGCGCTGGGGACGCCATTGGCTCGATCTGGCCCGCTACGCCGACTCGGACGGCTACAACAACGACCTGCCCCGCAAGATCTGGAAATACCGGGACTGGGTGATCGAGGCCCTGAACCGCGATCTTCCCTACGACGAGTTCGTGATCGAGCAGATCGCCGGCGACCTGATGCCCGAGCCCACCCGGGACCAGGTCATCGCCACGGGATTTCACCGCAACACCCAGTTGAATCTGGAGGGGGGCATCGACTTCGAACAGTACCGCGTCGAGGCGGTGGTCGACCGGGTGCATACCACGGGCGTCGTCTTTCTGGGTCTGACCCTGGGCTGCGCCCGCTGCCACGACCACAAGTACGACCCCGTCTCCCAACGGGAGTTCTACCGGTTCTTCTCCTTCTTCAACAACATCGACGAGTTGAGCGGCGAGTACAAGAACCAAGCCGGACGCGCCCGCGCCTACGAGCCGATCATGGAGTTCGGCACCCCCGAACAATTTGCGCGGCGTGATGCCATCCAGGCCCAGCTCAAGGCGATGCGGGAGGAAAACGAGAAGTACGAGGAACTGTTGGTTTCCAGGCAGGAGGAGTGGGAGGCCAACCTGGACGAAGAAGCCCGAGCCAAGCTGACCCCGGGCCATCTGGCCGCTCTGAAGATTCCCATCGCGGAACGCCATCCGGAGCAGCAGAGGTACACGCGGCGCGCCTATTTCCGGCAGGATGCGGGACATCAGGAACGAACGAAAGCGCTGGCAACCGTCGGGGAGCTGAAGCCCGACATCCCCAGCACGTTGGTCATGCGGGAGTTGCCCGAACCCCGTCCGACCCACGTACTGCTGGGAGGCGATTTCCTGCAGAAGGGGATTCAGGTCTGGCCCGGAACCCTGGCCGTGCTGCCGCCGTTGCCCGAACGTGAGAATTACACTCGCCTGGACCTGGGCCACTGGCTCGTGGACGAGAAGAATCCCCTGACGCCGCGGGTCACCGTCAACCGGATCTGGCAGCGGTATTTCGGTACTGGAATCGTCGAGACCAGCAACGATTTCGGAACCCAGGGCACCCCTCCCTCCCACGCCCGGCTCCTGGACTGGCTGGCCTCGGAGTTCGTGGCTCAGGACTGGAGCCTGAAGGCCATCCATCGCCTCATTGCCACCTCGGCCACCTATCGGCAATCGTCCCGGCACCGCCCCGATCTCAGGCAGGAGGACCCCCGCAACCGCCTGCTGGCGCGGCAGAACCGGCTGCGCGTCGAGTCGGAAGTGATTCGCGACCTGGCGTTGTCGGCGAGCGGCCTCCTGGCGCCGAAGATCGGCGGGCCGAGCGTGTACCCGCCGCAACCCCCCTGGGTCATCATCAAGAATGGCGCCAGGCCCGACGGGAGCCATGAGCGATGGCCGGAAAGCAAGGGGCAGGACCGGTATCGGCGAGGACTGTACACCTACTACTGGCGACTCAGTCCCCACCCGGCTCTGGCCGTCTTCGACAGCCCGGACGCCATGTTGACGGTCACCCGCCGAAACCGGTCGACGACGCCGTTGCAGGCCCTGACGCTTCTGAACGACGAAGGATTTCACGAGTTCGCCCAAGGCCTGGCCTACAGAGTGCTCAGAGAGCTTCCGGACGGCACGGACTCGGAACGCCTCGACCATCTCTTCAGAATCTGCCTGACCCGGACGCCCCGGCCCCAGGAGAAAGCCCGGCTGGAGCGCCTGTTGACCACCCAGCGCCAGGAGTTTGGCGCCGATCCGGCGGAGACGGAAGAGATTCTGAGCCTTGCCATGCCGGACGGAAAGAAGGGCCAGGAGGAGGCGGTCTGGTACATGGCGGCCAGCGTGCTGCTCAACGTAGACGAGTTTTTCACCCGGGAATGA
- a CDS encoding class A beta-lactamase-related serine hydrolase, which produces MRREAGKTASSTSPEHASPDGKARFILLLTFGLVLGAIASGNPPKTQFPREDLDAMANRFGGRIGFFARNLADGAEYSWNGDQRFPPASVIKLPVMIELYRQAAAGSLDLDAKETLPQDISTHGSGVLKRRDGPVSLTLREYCRLMMVHSDNMATDLVIHKVGLEAVNRFLGELGLKNTRASMELGRWHYLIVGLADAPISRKNDARILEHMRAGKFDDGLGYSDSLNNNVCGPRDIGSLLAKLYGGELASREDTGEMLDLMRASTHKRTIAKYVREGIPVANKYGGSRRIAADSGIVELPVGPVVISAFALSDDPGDRSGREILARMSRLAVASVDPNAVKPHTGR; this is translated from the coding sequence TTGAGACGGGAAGCCGGAAAGACAGCCTCTTCCACCTCGCCGGAGCACGCCTCTCCCGACGGCAAGGCCAGATTCATTCTTCTGCTGACCTTTGGTCTGGTCCTGGGGGCAATTGCCTCCGGCAACCCTCCCAAGACCCAATTCCCTCGAGAAGATCTGGATGCGATGGCAAACCGGTTCGGCGGGAGGATCGGCTTCTTCGCCAGAAACCTGGCCGATGGCGCCGAGTATTCCTGGAACGGCGACCAGCGTTTTCCGCCGGCCAGCGTGATCAAACTGCCGGTCATGATCGAACTTTACCGGCAGGCGGCAGCCGGCTCGTTGGACCTGGACGCCAAGGAAACTCTGCCCCAGGACATTTCGACCCACGGCAGCGGCGTCCTCAAGCGCCGCGACGGGCCGGTCTCCCTCACCTTGCGCGAGTACTGCCGTCTGATGATGGTGCACAGCGACAACATGGCCACCGACCTGGTAATACACAAGGTGGGGCTGGAGGCGGTCAACCGGTTTCTGGGGGAACTGGGACTGAAAAACACCCGGGCTTCCATGGAGCTGGGCCGATGGCATTACCTGATCGTCGGTCTGGCTGACGCTCCCATCTCTCGAAAAAACGATGCCCGGATCCTGGAACACATGCGCGCCGGGAAGTTCGACGATGGCTTGGGTTACTCCGATTCGCTGAACAACAATGTCTGCGGTCCCCGCGACATCGGATCGCTTCTGGCCAAGCTGTATGGCGGCGAGTTGGCGAGCCGGGAAGATACCGGCGAGATGTTGGACTTGATGCGCGCCTCCACCCATAAACGAACCATTGCCAAGTACGTCAGAGAAGGCATCCCCGTAGCCAACAAGTACGGAGGAAGCCGGCGGATCGCCGCCGACTCGGGAATCGTCGAGTTGCCCGTTGGGCCGGTGGTCATCTCCGCCTTCGCTCTGAGCGACGATCCGGGCGACCGGTCCGGCCGCGAGATCCTGGCCCGGATGTCACGTCTCGCCGTCGCCTCCGTCGACCCGAACGCCGTCAAGCCACACACGGGCCGCTAA